One segment of Pseudomonas asgharzadehiana DNA contains the following:
- the exaA gene encoding quinoprotein ethanol dehydrogenase gives MTIRSLPARSPLSLAVQALLLVGSLSLSATGFAAAEPAPSTQKPTRNVTWEDIANDHLTTQDVLQYGMGTNAQRWSPLAQVNDKNVFKLTPAWSYSFGDEKQRGQESQAIVNDGVVYVTGSYSRVFALDAKTGKRLWTYNHRLPDNIRPCCDVVNRGAAIFGDKIYFGTLDARLIALDKNTGKVVWNKKFGDHAAGYTMTGAPVLIKDKVSGKVLLIHGSSGDEFGVVGQLYARDPDTGEEVWMRPFVEGHMGRLNGKDSTPTGDVKAPSWPNDPTTETGKVEAWSHGGGAPWQSASFDAETNTIIVGAGNPGPWNTWARTAKDGNPHDFDSLYTSGQVGVDPSTGEVKWFYQHTPNDAWDFSGNNELVLFDYKGKDGKVVKATGHADRNGFFYVVDRNNGKLQNAFPFVDNITWASHIDLKTGRPVENEGQRPAKPLPGETKGKPVEVSPPFLGGKNWNPMAYSQDTGLFYIPGNQWKEEYWTEEVNYKKGSAYLGMGFRIKRMYDDHVGTLRAMNPTTGKVVWEHKEHLPLWAGVLATKGNLVFTGTGDGFFKAFDAKTGKELWKFQTGSGIVSPPITWEQDGEQYIGVTVGYGGAVPLWGGDMAELTKPVAQGGSFWVFKIPSWDNKTAQK, from the coding sequence ATGACAATAAGATCGCTACCCGCCCGTTCACCGTTGAGCCTTGCCGTGCAGGCCTTGCTGCTGGTCGGCAGCCTGTCGTTGAGTGCCACCGGCTTTGCCGCCGCCGAGCCTGCCCCTTCTACCCAAAAACCGACGCGCAACGTCACCTGGGAAGACATCGCCAACGACCACCTGACCACCCAGGACGTGCTGCAATACGGCATGGGCACCAACGCCCAGCGCTGGAGCCCGCTGGCGCAGGTCAACGACAAGAACGTGTTCAAGCTCACCCCGGCCTGGTCCTATTCGTTCGGCGATGAGAAGCAGCGCGGCCAGGAGTCCCAGGCCATCGTCAACGACGGCGTGGTCTACGTCACCGGGTCCTATTCCCGCGTATTTGCCCTCGACGCCAAGACTGGCAAGCGCCTGTGGACGTACAACCACCGCCTGCCCGACAACATTCGCCCGTGCTGTGACGTGGTCAACCGCGGTGCGGCGATTTTCGGCGACAAGATCTACTTCGGCACCCTCGACGCGCGCCTGATCGCCCTCGACAAAAACACCGGCAAAGTGGTGTGGAACAAAAAATTCGGCGACCACGCCGCCGGCTACACCATGACCGGCGCCCCGGTGCTGATCAAAGACAAAGTCAGCGGCAAAGTACTGCTGATCCACGGCAGCTCCGGCGATGAATTCGGCGTGGTCGGCCAGCTGTATGCGCGCGACCCGGACACCGGCGAAGAAGTCTGGATGCGCCCGTTCGTGGAGGGCCACATGGGTCGCCTGAACGGCAAGGACAGCACGCCCACCGGCGACGTGAAAGCACCGTCGTGGCCGAACGACCCGACCACCGAAACCGGCAAGGTCGAAGCCTGGAGCCACGGGGGCGGCGCACCTTGGCAGAGCGCGAGTTTCGATGCCGAGACCAATACCATCATCGTCGGCGCCGGCAACCCCGGCCCGTGGAACACCTGGGCGCGGACGGCCAAGGACGGCAACCCCCACGACTTCGACAGCCTCTACACCTCCGGCCAGGTCGGCGTCGACCCCAGCACCGGTGAAGTGAAGTGGTTCTACCAGCACACCCCCAACGACGCGTGGGATTTCTCCGGCAACAACGAGCTGGTGCTGTTCGACTACAAGGGCAAGGACGGCAAAGTGGTCAAGGCCACCGGCCACGCCGACCGCAACGGTTTCTTCTACGTGGTCGATCGCAACAACGGCAAGCTGCAGAACGCCTTCCCGTTCGTGGACAACATCACCTGGGCCAGCCACATCGACCTGAAGACCGGCCGCCCGGTCGAGAACGAAGGCCAGCGCCCGGCCAAGCCATTGCCCGGTGAAACCAAAGGCAAACCGGTGGAAGTCTCGCCGCCGTTCCTGGGGGGCAAGAACTGGAACCCCATGGCCTACAGCCAGGACACCGGGCTGTTCTACATCCCGGGCAACCAGTGGAAAGAGGAATATTGGACCGAAGAGGTCAACTACAAGAAGGGCTCGGCGTACCTGGGCATGGGGTTTCGCATCAAGCGCATGTATGACGACCACGTCGGCACCCTGCGGGCGATGAACCCCACCACCGGCAAGGTGGTGTGGGAGCACAAGGAACACCTGCCATTGTGGGCCGGCGTGCTGGCGACCAAGGGCAACCTGGTGTTCACCGGCACCGGCGACGGTTTCTTCAAGGCCTTCGACGCGAAAACCGGCAAGGAGCTGTGGAAGTTCCAGACCGGCAGCGGCATCGTCTCGCCGCCGATCACCTGGGAGCAGGATGGCGAGCAGTACATCGGCGTGACTGTCGGTTATGGCGGCGCGGTGCCGTTGTGGGGCGGCGACATGGCTGAGCTGACCAAGCCGGTGGCACAGGGTGGGTCGTTCTGGGTGTTCAAGATCCCGAGTTGGGATAACAAGACCGCCCAGAAATAA
- a CDS encoding pentapeptide repeat-containing protein has protein sequence MNYIPLLLLLALPLAHADDGDDAPLIINGCTIAEHSQCPGANLRGANLRNQDLRKMNLAGADLRGADLRHATLDLANLEKAQLQGANLTRASLQQSNLRLADFTGATLMAVQGWGLFAQGAQFENANLSAAYLQFARLSGAKMHKANLRAADLEMTWLSKADLQGADLSDANLQEAKFGESNLENATLTGSRQHYANFQDANMEGCMDCPTTWAR, from the coding sequence ATGAACTACATACCCTTGTTACTCCTGCTCGCCCTGCCCCTGGCCCACGCCGATGATGGCGACGACGCCCCGCTGATCATCAACGGCTGCACCATCGCCGAACACAGCCAATGCCCCGGCGCCAACCTCCGGGGCGCCAACCTGCGCAATCAGGACTTGCGCAAGATGAACCTGGCCGGCGCCGACCTGCGCGGTGCGGACCTGCGCCACGCCACGCTCGACCTGGCCAACCTGGAAAAAGCCCAACTGCAAGGCGCCAACCTCACCCGCGCCAGCCTGCAACAAAGCAACCTGCGCCTGGCCGACTTTACCGGCGCCACGCTGATGGCGGTGCAAGGCTGGGGCCTGTTCGCCCAGGGCGCGCAATTTGAAAACGCCAACCTCAGCGCGGCCTACCTGCAGTTTGCGCGGCTGTCGGGGGCGAAGATGCACAAGGCCAACCTGCGTGCGGCGGATCTGGAAATGACGTGGTTGAGCAAGGCGGATTTGCAAGGGGCCGACCTGAGTGATGCGAATTTGCAGGAGGCCAAGTTTGGTGAAAGCAACCTGGAAAATGCGACGCTCACCGGCAGTCGCCAGCACTATGCGAACTTTCAGGACGCCAATATGGAAGGCTGCATGGACTGCCCCACCACCTGGGCCCGCTGA
- a CDS encoding response regulator transcription factor, with the protein MNILLVDDHAVVRQGYASLLRAVLPAVEVREAASGEEALSRVQEAVPHLVIMDFGLPGISGLETTRRLRQRLPQLRVLFFSMHDELPLVRQALDAGASGYLTKSSAPEVLIEAVRRILDGHAYIEQVLATELAYTPSDQRLQGMTPRELEIFLMLARGTPTRMIADRLNISSKTVSNHLTLLKSKLQVSSHAELVHLGIDMGVVRVAG; encoded by the coding sequence ATGAATATTCTGTTGGTGGATGACCACGCCGTGGTGCGCCAGGGTTACGCCAGCCTGTTGCGCGCCGTGCTGCCGGCGGTCGAGGTACGCGAGGCCGCCAGTGGCGAAGAAGCGTTGAGCCGGGTGCAGGAAGCGGTGCCGCACCTAGTGATCATGGACTTCGGCCTGCCGGGCATCAGCGGCCTGGAAACCACCCGCCGCCTGCGCCAGCGCCTGCCGCAGTTGCGCGTGCTGTTTTTCAGCATGCACGACGAATTGCCGCTGGTACGCCAGGCTCTGGACGCAGGGGCCTCAGGCTACCTGACCAAAAGCTCGGCGCCCGAAGTGTTGATCGAAGCGGTGCGGCGCATCCTTGACGGCCACGCCTACATCGAACAGGTCCTGGCCACCGAACTGGCCTACACCCCCAGCGATCAACGTTTGCAGGGCATGACCCCGCGCGAGTTGGAGATTTTCCTGATGCTGGCCAGGGGCACGCCTACCCGGATGATTGCCGACCGGCTGAATATCAGCAGCAAGACGGTGTCCAACCACCTGACTTTGCTCAAGAGCAAGTTGCAGGTGAGTTCCCATGCTGAATTGGTGCATTTGGGGATCGACATGGGGGTGGTGCGGGTGGCTGGATAA
- a CDS encoding sensor histidine kinase, with protein MSALWRINLWVCGFFVLVTCACTALLLHQALADVERELQSAEAVVHYLSETAERDPASLQPRLTASLRHVRVHWLKPGETAQAPTAQGLDAWLGRLLFVEARRTAQVLDLPDGRRVSIAVDPRDEIDEVWDSLQQLLGLCALALALSLLTIRWAVRRGMGVLDELLRALQQVCAGRLNVRLRSEGAPEARQLALHFNRMTHALEQARTDNTQLTQTLLAVQEQERTHLAQTLHDDLGQYLAGIRAQACLLRLVADQPQMLTRTVGLLEAHCEHLQQGFRALVHDLYPVALQHLPMAEAFAMLVTQWQASHGIPCRLQVSADLPALSGASKTHLYRLLQEALTNILRHADASQVRVRLQHRGSRLRLWVRDNGRGADTPQRPGVGLHSMAERARCLGGELKILSHPGAGWALALNMPLEAG; from the coding sequence TTGTCGGCCTTGTGGCGGATCAACCTGTGGGTGTGCGGCTTCTTCGTGCTGGTCACCTGTGCCTGCACTGCGTTGTTGCTGCACCAGGCCCTGGCGGATGTGGAACGCGAGCTGCAATCGGCCGAAGCGGTGGTGCACTACCTGAGCGAGACCGCCGAACGCGACCCCGCCAGCCTGCAACCCAGGCTCACCGCCAGCCTGCGCCATGTGCGCGTGCACTGGCTCAAGCCTGGCGAGACCGCGCAGGCGCCCACGGCGCAGGGCCTGGATGCCTGGCTCGGGCGCCTGTTGTTCGTCGAGGCACGGCGCACGGCCCAAGTGCTGGACTTACCGGACGGTCGACGCGTGTCCATCGCGGTAGACCCACGGGATGAAATCGACGAAGTCTGGGACTCCCTGCAACAACTGTTGGGCCTGTGCGCCCTGGCGCTGGCGCTGAGCCTGTTGACCATCCGCTGGGCGGTGCGCCGTGGCATGGGCGTGCTCGATGAGCTGCTGCGCGCCCTGCAACAGGTGTGTGCCGGCCGGCTCAATGTGCGCCTGCGCAGCGAAGGCGCGCCGGAAGCGCGGCAATTGGCGCTGCACTTCAATCGCATGACCCACGCCCTGGAACAGGCCCGCACCGACAACACCCAACTCACCCAAACCTTGCTGGCGGTGCAGGAGCAGGAACGCACCCACCTGGCCCAGACCCTGCACGACGACCTTGGCCAATACCTGGCCGGTATCCGCGCCCAGGCGTGCCTGTTGCGCCTGGTGGCCGATCAGCCGCAAATGCTCACGCGCACCGTGGGGTTGCTGGAGGCGCATTGCGAGCATTTGCAGCAAGGTTTTCGCGCGCTGGTTCACGACCTGTACCCGGTGGCCCTGCAACATCTGCCGATGGCTGAGGCGTTCGCCATGCTGGTGACGCAGTGGCAGGCCAGCCATGGCATCCCGTGCCGGTTGCAGGTCAGTGCCGATCTGCCGGCGCTATCCGGCGCCAGCAAGACCCACCTGTATCGCCTTCTCCAGGAAGCCCTGACCAACATCCTGCGGCATGCCGACGCCAGCCAGGTGCGCGTGCGCCTGCAGCATCGCGGTTCACGCCTGCGCCTGTGGGTGCGCGATAACGGACGCGGCGCAGACACCCCCCAGCGGCCCGGCGTGGGCCTGCATTCGATGGCCGAACGCGCGCGCTGCCTGGGCGGCGAACTGAAGATCCTCAGCCACCCCGGCGCCGGTTGGGCGCTGGCGTTGAACATGCCATTGGAGGCCGGATGA
- a CDS encoding ABC transporter substrate-binding protein has protein sequence MRQLAPYAVVCLMAIAWATTGQAAQTPLQVQLGYLGYRPDPGPLLSNVITEPADAGQRGAELAIIDSNSTGAFLNQRYSLASATVDTAEALLAAAKVQHDQGLRLFVVNAPTASLRQLSAALPDSLLFNAGSPDDSLRSTDCLGNVLHTLPSRAMLADALAQFLVLRKWQKALLIVGPTEDDQAYAAALRRAAKRFGVQLVAEKAWRFDNDQRRSAQADMPLFTQTAEYEVVLVADERGDFGEYVPYQTWYPRPVAGTQGLTPTGWHKTVETYGAAQLQKRFEALTGRWMNDRDFAAWMAVRSVASAVSRLRQADPMAIRQLAISEQLPLDGFKGRKLSYRPWNGQLRQPIPIVQPRALVSTSPQDGFLHPTNEMDSLGYDKPEVTCRYP, from the coding sequence ATGCGCCAGCTCGCCCCTTATGCCGTGGTCTGCCTGATGGCGATCGCCTGGGCCACCACCGGCCAGGCTGCCCAGACGCCGTTGCAGGTGCAGCTCGGCTACCTGGGCTATCGACCTGACCCTGGGCCGCTGCTGTCGAATGTGATTACCGAACCCGCCGATGCCGGGCAACGCGGCGCCGAACTGGCGATCATCGACAGCAACAGCACCGGCGCCTTTCTCAATCAACGCTACAGCCTGGCCAGCGCCACGGTGGACACGGCCGAGGCGCTGCTTGCCGCCGCCAAGGTGCAACATGACCAGGGCCTGCGCCTGTTCGTGGTGAACGCGCCCACCGCCAGCCTGCGTCAACTCAGCGCCGCCCTGCCCGACAGCCTGTTGTTCAACGCCGGCAGCCCCGATGACAGCCTGCGCAGCACCGACTGCCTGGGCAACGTGCTGCATACCCTGCCCAGCCGCGCGATGCTCGCCGACGCGCTGGCGCAGTTTTTGGTGCTGCGCAAATGGCAAAAGGCGCTGCTGATCGTCGGCCCCACCGAAGACGACCAGGCCTACGCCGCCGCCCTGCGCCGCGCCGCCAAGCGTTTTGGCGTGCAACTGGTGGCGGAAAAAGCCTGGCGTTTCGATAACGACCAACGCCGCAGCGCCCAGGCGGACATGCCGCTGTTCACCCAGACCGCCGAATACGAGGTGGTGCTGGTGGCCGATGAGCGCGGCGACTTCGGCGAGTACGTCCCCTATCAAACCTGGTACCCCCGCCCCGTCGCCGGTACGCAGGGCCTCACGCCGACCGGCTGGCACAAAACCGTCGAGACCTACGGCGCGGCCCAATTGCAAAAACGCTTTGAGGCCCTGACCGGGCGCTGGATGAACGACCGCGACTTCGCCGCCTGGATGGCCGTGCGCAGCGTTGCCAGTGCGGTGAGCCGGTTACGCCAGGCCGACCCCATGGCGATCCGCCAACTGGCGATCAGCGAACAGCTGCCGCTGGACGGTTTCAAGGGTCGCAAGCTCAGCTATCGCCCCTGGAACGGCCAGTTGCGCCAGCCGATTCCTATCGTGCAACCGCGCGCCCTGGTGAGCACCTCACCCCAGGACGGCTTCCTGCACCCCACCAATGAAATGGACAGCCTGGGCTATGACAAGCCCGAGGTGACGTGCCGCTATCCCTGA
- a CDS encoding YVTN family beta-propeller repeat protein — MRRTLLSCALLLAAGHAVASTAWVSNEKDNSLSLIDLQTLQVTDTLKVGQRPRGLLLSHDNKLLYICASDSDRVQVMDVATRKIIKELPSGKDPEQFALHPNNRWLYVSNEDDALVTVIDTETSKVLGQINVGVEPEGMAVSPDGKWAVNTSETTNMLHWIDTSTQTLADSTLVDQRPRFVEFNSDGSQLWASAEIGGTVTILDVASRAVLKTLTFKIKGVHPDKVQPVGIKLSADGKYGFVALGPANHVAVIDAKTFEILDYLLVGRRVWQMAFTPDQKQLLATNGVSGDVSVIDVDSLKVIKSVKVGRYPWGVVVAP; from the coding sequence ATGCGCCGCACCCTGCTCTCATGCGCCCTGCTGCTTGCCGCCGGGCACGCCGTGGCCAGTACCGCCTGGGTCTCCAATGAAAAAGACAACAGCCTGAGCCTGATCGACCTGCAGACCCTGCAAGTCACCGACACGCTCAAGGTCGGCCAGCGCCCGCGGGGCCTGCTGCTGTCCCATGACAACAAGCTGCTGTACATCTGCGCCAGCGACTCGGACCGTGTGCAGGTGATGGACGTGGCCACGCGCAAGATCATCAAGGAACTGCCCTCCGGCAAAGACCCCGAGCAGTTCGCCCTGCACCCCAATAACCGCTGGTTGTATGTGTCCAACGAAGACGATGCGCTGGTCACGGTGATCGACACCGAGACGTCCAAGGTGCTCGGCCAGATCAACGTCGGCGTCGAGCCCGAGGGCATGGCGGTGAGCCCGGACGGCAAATGGGCGGTGAATACCAGCGAAACCACGAACATGCTGCACTGGATCGACACCAGCACCCAGACCCTGGCCGACAGCACCCTGGTGGATCAGCGCCCACGGTTTGTCGAATTCAACAGCGATGGCTCGCAGCTGTGGGCCTCGGCGGAAATCGGCGGCACCGTGACCATTCTCGACGTGGCCAGCCGCGCGGTTCTCAAGACCCTGACGTTCAAGATCAAGGGCGTCCACCCGGACAAGGTGCAACCGGTGGGCATCAAACTCAGCGCCGACGGCAAATACGGCTTTGTCGCCCTCGGCCCGGCCAACCATGTGGCGGTGATCGACGCCAAGACTTTCGAGATCCTCGACTACCTGCTGGTGGGCCGCCGCGTTTGGCAGATGGCGTTTACCCCGGACCAGAAACAACTGCTGGCCACCAACGGCGTGAGCGGTGATGTGTCGGTGATCGATGTGGACAGCCTCAAGGTGATCAAGTCGGTAAAAGTCGGGCGCTACCCCTGGGGCGTGGTGGTAGCGCCATGA
- a CDS encoding ABC transporter ATP-binding protein — protein sequence MSALEVSALSFAYGSRQALNEVGFSLAAGQFAALLGPNGAGKSTLIALLTRLYDLQSGDIRVSGHSLREAPRAALTQLGVVFQQSTLDLDLSVEQNLRYHAALHGLSRRQANTRVEAELARQALTERRREKVRELNGGHRRRVEIARALLHAPRVLLLDEASVGLDPASRLALNRHVRSLCAEHGISVLWTTHLLDEVQASDALMVLHQGRLVASGQVDVLTQQQGDDLGSLFARLTRPAIAGATA from the coding sequence ATGAGCGCCCTGGAGGTCAGCGCGCTGAGTTTCGCCTATGGCTCGCGCCAGGCCTTGAACGAGGTGGGTTTCAGCCTCGCAGCCGGGCAATTTGCGGCGTTGCTGGGCCCCAATGGCGCCGGCAAATCGACCTTGATCGCCCTGCTGACCCGGCTGTATGACCTGCAGTCGGGCGACATTCGCGTGAGCGGGCATTCCCTGCGCGAGGCACCGCGCGCCGCCCTCACCCAGTTGGGCGTGGTGTTCCAGCAAAGCACCCTGGACCTGGACTTGAGCGTGGAGCAGAACCTGCGTTACCACGCCGCGCTGCATGGCTTGTCGCGACGCCAGGCCAACACGCGGGTCGAAGCCGAACTGGCGCGCCAGGCCCTCACTGAGCGACGCCGCGAAAAGGTTCGCGAACTCAACGGCGGGCACCGACGCCGTGTGGAAATTGCCCGCGCGTTGCTGCACGCGCCGCGCGTGCTGCTGCTCGACGAAGCCAGCGTCGGCCTCGACCCCGCCAGCCGCCTGGCCCTGAACCGGCACGTGCGCAGCCTGTGCGCCGAACACGGCATCAGCGTGCTGTGGACCACCCACTTGCTGGATGAGGTGCAGGCCAGCGACGCACTGATGGTTCTGCATCAGGGCCGCTTGGTGGCCAGCGGGCAAGTCGATGTGCTCACTCAACAACAGGGCGATGACCTGGGCAGCCTGTTCGCCCGGCTGACGCGCCCCGCCATTGCGGGGGCCACGGCATGA
- a CDS encoding ABC transporter permease — MNAYWQCLRGIVLREWLRFVLQRTRFLSALVRPLLWLVVFAAGFRAALGISVIEPYDTYIPYEVYIIPGLACMILLFNGMQGSLSMVYDREMGSMRVLLTSPLPRTFLLCSKLLATALISLLQVYAFLAIAWVYGVRPPAMGLLIALPALLLVALMLSALGLLLSNAIRQLENFAGVMNFVIFPLFFLSSALYPLWKMRDSSEGLYWLCAINPFTHAVELVRFALYERFAGLAMAVCVGLTALFALLAVLTFNPQHAALRKKG; from the coding sequence ATGAACGCTTATTGGCAGTGCCTGCGCGGCATCGTGCTGCGCGAATGGCTGCGCTTTGTGTTGCAGCGCACGCGGTTTCTCAGCGCGCTGGTGCGCCCGCTGTTGTGGCTGGTGGTGTTTGCCGCCGGGTTCCGCGCGGCCCTGGGCATCTCGGTGATCGAGCCCTACGACACCTACATCCCCTATGAGGTCTACATCATCCCCGGCCTGGCCTGCATGATCCTGCTGTTCAACGGCATGCAGGGCTCGCTGTCGATGGTCTACGACCGCGAGATGGGCAGCATGCGCGTGCTGTTGACCAGCCCGCTGCCGCGCACGTTTTTGCTGTGCAGCAAACTATTGGCCACTGCGTTGATCTCGCTGTTGCAGGTGTATGCGTTCCTCGCCATTGCCTGGGTTTACGGCGTGCGCCCGCCGGCCATGGGGCTGTTGATCGCCCTGCCCGCGTTGCTGCTGGTGGCGTTGATGCTCAGCGCCCTGGGCTTGTTGCTGTCGAATGCGATTCGCCAATTGGAGAACTTTGCCGGCGTGATGAACTTCGTGATCTTCCCGCTGTTTTTCCTGTCGTCGGCGCTGTACCCGCTGTGGAAGATGCGCGACTCCAGCGAAGGGTTGTACTGGTTGTGCGCGATCAACCCGTTTACCCACGCCGTGGAACTGGTGCGCTTTGCCCTGTATGAGCGCTTCGCCGGGCTGGCGATGGCGGTGTGCGTGGGGCTGACAGCGTTGTTCGCATTGTTGGCGGTGCTGACCTTCAACCCCCAGCACGCGGCACTGCGCAAAAAAGGCTGA
- a CDS encoding PQQ-dependent catabolism-associated CXXCW motif protein, with translation MLPARLPLLALLCLLCVNAQADSPLFSADGYRISLYRSPTPDQLPGAAVVDTPALQTLLEQTPAPVLIDVYRRPWLQGRFIEDQPHANLPGSHWLANTGDGDLTPEWQGYFVRHLYKFTDGDLARPLVFYCRADCWLSWNAVKRAANLGYTSVYWYRDGLDAWEAAQLPVTAATPEPFQ, from the coding sequence ATGCTGCCTGCCCGACTGCCTCTGTTGGCGTTACTGTGCCTGCTCTGTGTCAACGCCCAGGCCGACTCCCCGCTGTTTTCCGCCGACGGCTATCGCATCAGCCTGTACCGCAGCCCCACGCCCGATCAACTGCCGGGGGCGGCCGTTGTCGACACCCCGGCCCTGCAAACCCTGCTCGAGCAAACGCCGGCGCCGGTGCTGATTGACGTGTATCGCCGCCCATGGCTGCAAGGTCGCTTCATCGAAGACCAGCCCCACGCCAACCTGCCCGGCAGCCACTGGCTGGCCAACACCGGCGACGGCGACCTCACGCCCGAGTGGCAGGGATACTTCGTGCGCCACCTGTATAAGTTCACCGACGGCGACCTCGCACGCCCGCTGGTGTTCTATTGCCGCGCCGATTGCTGGCTGAGTTGGAACGCGGTAAAACGTGCCGCCAACCTGGGCTATACCTCTGTGTATTGGTATCGCGACGGGTTGGATGCCTGGGAAGCGGCACAACTGCCAGTGACGGCTGCGACACCCGAACCCTTTCAATAA